In Ptychodera flava strain L36383 unplaced genomic scaffold, AS_Pfla_20210202 Scaffold_98__1_contigs__length_335564_pilon, whole genome shotgun sequence, the following proteins share a genomic window:
- the LOC139129193 gene encoding uncharacterized protein has translation MEYFEDRAISTAPYPPSLWLRYVDDTFVNTEETAVDSLTQHINSIDPHIQFTIEPESDHKLPFLDLCINVNDDTSTKITIYRKPTHTDQYLNFQSHHPLIHKRSVVRTLTNRALQYVTTSDDKRAELQHIHDALRANGYEEWALDIPTNKTELQLRIQI, from the coding sequence ATGGAGTATTTCGAAGACCGTGCTATCTCTACAGCTCCCTACCCTCCATCATTGTGGCTGCGATACGTGGACGACACATTTGTGAACACAGAAGAAACAGCTGTAGACTCACTGACACAACATATAAACAGCATAGATCCACATATTCAATTCACCATAGAGCCGGAATCAGACCACAAACTTCCTTTCCTCGACCTCTGTATTAATGTAAATGATGACACTTCCACCAAAATTACGATATACAGAAAACCAACCCACACCGACCAATATTTGAACTTTCAGTCCCATCATCCCCTGATCCACAAGAGATCTGTGGTCCGCACGCTGACCAACCGTGCACTCCAGTACGTCACTACATCTGACGATAAAAGAGCTGAACTGCAACATATCCATGACGCTCTGAGAGCCAATGGTTACGAGGAGTGGGCACTTGACATACCTACTAATAAGACAGAACTCCAGCtaagaattcaaatataa